A part of Pseudomonas sp. HR96 genomic DNA contains:
- the zipA gene encoding cell division protein ZipA: MEIGLREWLMVIGIIVIAGILFDGWRRMRGGKGKLKFRLDKSFGEVSDAPDDAGSAEVLGPPRVRESHEPQLDEHELPSMSAPLREPAPKRGKPVVEKPEKAEKTAKRETPLDLNFNEPSLSTRDDFADDAKPGTFGSSTGAPEAKELPPVEEVLVISVISRDESGFKGPALLQNILESGLRFGEMDIFHRHESMAGNGEVLFSMANAVKPGIFDLDDIDHFSTRAVSFFLSLPGPRHPKQAFDVMVAAARKLSQELGGELKDDQRSVLTAQTIEHYRQRIVEFERRALTQRR, encoded by the coding sequence ATGGAAATCGGTCTGCGCGAGTGGCTGATGGTCATCGGCATCATTGTTATCGCCGGTATTCTTTTCGATGGCTGGCGGCGCATGCGCGGCGGCAAGGGCAAGCTTAAATTCCGTCTGGACAAGAGTTTTGGCGAGGTCTCGGACGCGCCTGACGACGCCGGCAGCGCCGAAGTCCTGGGCCCGCCACGGGTGCGCGAGAGCCACGAGCCTCAGCTGGACGAACACGAACTGCCTTCCATGAGCGCCCCCCTGCGCGAGCCAGCGCCCAAGCGCGGCAAGCCGGTGGTGGAAAAACCCGAGAAGGCGGAAAAAACCGCCAAGCGCGAAACCCCGCTGGACTTGAACTTCAACGAGCCGAGCCTCAGCACCCGCGACGACTTCGCCGACGACGCCAAGCCCGGCACCTTCGGTTCGAGCACCGGCGCCCCTGAGGCCAAGGAGCTGCCGCCGGTGGAAGAGGTGCTGGTGATCAGCGTGATCTCCCGGGACGAAAGCGGCTTCAAAGGCCCGGCCCTGTTGCAGAACATCCTGGAAAGCGGCCTGCGCTTCGGCGAGATGGACATCTTCCATCGCCACGAAAGCATGGCCGGCAACGGCGAGGTGCTGTTCTCCATGGCCAACGCGGTCAAGCCGGGCATTTTCGACCTCGACGACATCGACCACTTCAGCACGCGCGCGGTGAGCTTCTTCCTCAGCCTGCCGGGCCCGCGTCATCCCAAGCAGGCCTTCGACGTCATGGTCGCCGCCGCCCGCAAGCTGTCCCAGGAACTGGGCGGCGAGCTCAAGGACGACCAACGCAGCGTGCTGACGGCGCAGACCATCGAGCATTACCGTCAGCGCATCGTCGAGTTCGAGCGCCGCGCGCTGACCCAGCGCCGGTGA
- the ligA gene encoding NAD-dependent DNA ligase LigA, translated as MNAETRILELRAELDLHNYRYHVLDEPSIPDAEYDRLFRELKALEAEHPQWVTADSPTQRVGNAALTAFSQVRHEIPMLSLGNAFEEDDLREFGRRVVEGLDLPSGDLFGDAAKVQYSCEPKLDGLAVSLLYQDGALVRGATRGDGTTGEDISVNVRTVRNIPLKLHGSGWPATLEVRGEVYMSKAGFERLNAAQAEVGGKTFANPRNAAAGSLRQLDSKITASRPLEFCCYGIGQVSHDIASTHVDNLKQLKAWGLPISRELKLAESIEDCLAYYRDIGERRNALPYEIDGVVFKVNSIASQRELGFRAREPRWAIAHKFPAMEEMTELLDVEFQVGRTGAVTPVARLKPVKVAGVTVANATLHNMDEVARLGLMIGDTVIIRRAGDVIPQVMQVVSERRPADARPVHIPETCPVCGSHVERTQLIKRSKGKETVSEGAVYRCVGRLACGAQLKQAIIHFVSRRAMDIEGLGEKSVEQLVDEGLVGSPADLYTLSFEQVVELEGFAEVSSNKLLQAIEDSKQPTLARFIYALGIPDVGEETAKVLARSLGSLQRVGEALPQVLTYLPDVGMEVAYEIHSFFEDEHNQKVIRQLLERGLKLQEEGGVHAEYAASTTLAGMIAKLDIASIGPTGAEKLVAKLDSLDKIIAADGIDLRQALNTRQADAVREYFKDPANAERARQVEAQLKAFGMHWASEKKVVEGLPLTGQTWVLTGSLEQMSRDVAKDKLESLGAKVAGSVSAKTHTVVAGPGAGSKLAKANELGIKVLDEAAFVSFLQGQGLI; from the coding sequence ATGAACGCCGAAACCCGGATCCTTGAGTTGCGCGCCGAGCTGGACCTGCACAACTACCGCTACCATGTGCTCGACGAGCCAAGCATTCCGGATGCCGAATACGACCGCCTGTTCCGCGAGCTCAAGGCGCTGGAGGCCGAGCACCCGCAGTGGGTGACCGCCGACTCGCCGACCCAGCGCGTCGGCAACGCGGCGCTCACCGCGTTCAGCCAGGTGCGCCACGAGATCCCCATGCTCAGCCTGGGCAATGCCTTCGAGGAAGACGACCTGCGTGAGTTCGGCCGCCGGGTGGTCGAGGGCCTCGACCTGCCTTCCGGCGACCTGTTCGGCGACGCCGCCAAGGTGCAGTACAGCTGCGAACCCAAGCTCGACGGCCTGGCCGTGAGCCTGCTGTACCAGGACGGCGCGCTGGTGCGCGGCGCCACCCGTGGCGACGGCACCACGGGTGAAGACATCAGTGTCAACGTGCGCACCGTGCGCAATATCCCGCTCAAGCTGCACGGCAGTGGCTGGCCCGCAACCCTCGAAGTACGCGGCGAGGTGTACATGTCCAAGGCCGGCTTCGAGCGGCTCAACGCGGCCCAGGCCGAGGTCGGCGGCAAGACCTTCGCCAACCCGCGCAACGCCGCCGCCGGCAGCCTGCGTCAGCTCGACTCGAAGATCACCGCCAGCCGGCCGCTGGAGTTCTGCTGCTACGGCATCGGCCAGGTCTCCCACGACATCGCCAGCACCCATGTCGACAACCTCAAGCAACTCAAGGCCTGGGGCCTGCCGATCAGCCGTGAGCTGAAGCTGGCCGAGAGCATCGAAGATTGCCTGGCCTACTACCGCGACATCGGCGAGCGGCGCAATGCACTGCCCTATGAAATCGACGGCGTGGTGTTCAAGGTCAACAGCATCGCCTCGCAGCGCGAGCTGGGTTTTCGCGCCCGCGAACCGCGGTGGGCCATCGCCCATAAATTTCCGGCCATGGAGGAGATGACCGAGCTGCTCGACGTCGAATTCCAGGTCGGCCGCACCGGCGCGGTGACGCCCGTGGCGCGACTCAAGCCGGTCAAGGTGGCCGGCGTCACCGTGGCCAACGCCACCTTGCACAACATGGACGAAGTGGCCCGGCTGGGCCTGATGATCGGCGACACAGTGATCATCCGCCGCGCCGGCGACGTCATCCCGCAGGTCATGCAGGTGGTCAGCGAGCGCCGCCCGGCCGACGCTCGGCCGGTGCACATCCCTGAAACCTGCCCGGTGTGCGGTTCGCACGTGGAGCGCACCCAGTTGATCAAGCGCAGCAAGGGCAAGGAGACCGTCAGCGAAGGCGCGGTGTACCGCTGCGTTGGCCGCCTTGCCTGCGGCGCGCAGCTCAAGCAGGCGATCATCCACTTCGTCTCGCGGCGTGCCATGGACATCGAGGGCCTGGGCGAGAAGAGCGTCGAGCAGCTGGTGGACGAGGGCCTGGTGGGCTCGCCGGCCGACCTGTACACCCTGAGCTTCGAGCAGGTGGTGGAGCTCGAAGGCTTTGCCGAGGTGTCGAGCAACAAGCTGTTGCAGGCCATCGAGGACAGCAAGCAGCCGACCTTGGCCCGGTTCATCTACGCGCTGGGCATTCCCGACGTCGGCGAGGAGACCGCCAAGGTCCTGGCCCGCTCCCTGGGTTCCCTGCAACGGGTCGGCGAGGCGCTGCCGCAGGTGCTCACCTACCTGCCGGATGTCGGCATGGAAGTGGCCTACGAGATTCACAGCTTCTTCGAGGACGAGCACAACCAGAAGGTCATCCGCCAGCTGCTCGAACGCGGGCTCAAGTTGCAGGAGGAGGGCGGCGTGCACGCTGAATACGCCGCCAGCACCACTTTGGCCGGGATGATCGCCAAACTGGACATCGCCTCGATCGGCCCCACCGGCGCCGAGAAGCTGGTGGCGAAACTGGACAGCCTCGATAAAATCATCGCCGCCGACGGTATCGACCTGCGCCAGGCACTCAACACCCGGCAGGCGGACGCGGTGCGCGAGTATTTCAAGGACCCGGCCAACGCCGAGCGCGCGCGCCAGGTCGAGGCCCAGCTCAAGGCCTTCGGCATGCACTGGGCCAGCGAGAAGAAGGTGGTCGAAGGCCTGCCCCTGACCGGCCAGACCTGGGTCCTCACCGGCTCCCTGGAGCAGATGAGCCGCGACGTCGCCAAGGACAAGCTGGAAAGCCTTGGCGCCAAGGTGGCCGGCTCCGTGTCGGCCAAGACCCACACCGTGGTGGCGGGGCCGGGGGCCGGATCGAAACTGGCCAAGGCCAACGAGTTGGGGATCAAGGTGCTGGATGAAGCGGCGTTCGTGAGCTTTTTGCAGGGACAGGGTTTGATCTAG
- a CDS encoding LysR substrate-binding domain-containing protein, which yields MRHLDTDALAAFVAVIDYGGFTAAGDRIGKTQAAVSLMVARLEARVGRKLLERSRKGVSLTEHGERLMGYARRIQILEDEALLALQGETEASRIRIGMPDDYLESIGCVLMQTFTARHPHLQVEIICDFSNRLESQLADGSIDLAIVTRADDRDNGELLRSEAQLWCAAPGHRPEVGGVLPLSLFADTCRARPRILEALDKAGVPWRVVSSSSHLPGVLHAVRTGQAVTVLPASVVPEGWRVLGRAERLPDLPALPLALLVPDNARLSARRLAQCVREHFSGSALGQASGGAAVAR from the coding sequence ATGCGCCATCTCGACACCGACGCCCTGGCGGCATTCGTCGCCGTGATCGACTACGGCGGCTTCACCGCCGCCGGCGACCGTATCGGCAAGACCCAGGCGGCCGTCAGCCTGATGGTCGCGCGCCTTGAAGCACGCGTCGGGCGCAAACTGCTGGAACGCTCGCGCAAGGGGGTCAGCCTCACCGAGCATGGCGAGCGGCTGATGGGCTACGCCCGGCGCATCCAGATCCTCGAAGACGAGGCGCTGCTGGCGCTGCAAGGCGAGACCGAAGCCTCGCGCATCCGCATCGGCATGCCTGACGACTACCTGGAATCCATCGGCTGTGTGCTGATGCAGACCTTCACCGCGCGCCATCCGCACCTGCAGGTGGAGATCATCTGCGATTTCTCCAACCGCCTGGAAAGCCAGCTGGCCGACGGCAGCATCGATCTGGCCATCGTCACCCGCGCCGACGACCGCGACAACGGTGAGCTGTTGCGCAGCGAAGCCCAACTTTGGTGCGCCGCACCCGGGCATCGACCGGAAGTGGGCGGCGTTTTGCCATTGTCGCTGTTCGCCGACACCTGCCGTGCCCGCCCGCGCATCCTTGAAGCGCTGGACAAGGCCGGCGTGCCCTGGCGCGTGGTCAGTTCCTCCTCGCACCTGCCCGGCGTGCTGCACGCCGTGCGCACCGGCCAGGCTGTCACCGTGCTGCCGGCCTCGGTGGTTCCCGAAGGATGGCGGGTGCTTGGCCGCGCCGAACGGCTGCCGGACCTGCCAGCTTTGCCGCTGGCCCTACTGGTGCCGGACAACGCCCGGCTCAGCGCGCGGCGTCTGGCGCAGTGCGTACGCGAGCATTTCAGTGGCTCAGCCCTTGGCCAGGCGAGCGGCGGCGCGGCGGTAGCCCGCTAG
- a CDS encoding aspartate aminotransferase family protein — translation MTHLIGGISSAGRALPEIDGQAFSVLSSQGPYLWNGQGERYIDTAMGFGATMLGHGFAPVMQAASKALMAGPMPSFAHDLEEGAAAALARFTGELDQVVFVNTGSEAVHLACRVARSATGRSRIVKFAAGYDGWYDQVAFGNAGADTARMTDAQRPERDGVLLLRYNDFADAEQLFRDHTDIAALVIEPVLANAGCVQPAPGYLKHLSDLAHQHGALVILDEVLMGFRLHAGLSGTLLGAEPDLATVGKAIGSGVPVAALVGKARYMKLFEQGLVVRAGTYSGAPPACAAVVSTLEHLAGADYAGLLARGEQLRADIVRVFADRGISVRTTGYGSVFTLWPGAMAPGNYAEASQVADPAWTLQLHKALRQEQVMSMPFAYGRVYLTFAHTQAVLAELLAGYRRAAARLAKG, via the coding sequence ATGACGCATCTTATCGGTGGAATTTCCAGCGCCGGCCGCGCTTTGCCGGAAATCGACGGCCAGGCCTTCTCGGTGCTCAGCTCCCAGGGCCCCTACCTGTGGAACGGCCAGGGCGAACGCTACATCGACACTGCCATGGGTTTTGGCGCGACCATGCTCGGCCACGGGTTTGCCCCGGTGATGCAGGCGGCCAGCAAGGCCCTGATGGCCGGGCCCATGCCCTCCTTTGCCCACGACCTGGAAGAAGGCGCTGCAGCCGCGCTGGCGCGCTTTACCGGCGAGTTGGACCAGGTGGTGTTCGTCAACACCGGCAGCGAAGCCGTGCACCTGGCCTGCCGCGTGGCGCGCAGCGCCACCGGCCGCTCGCGCATCGTCAAGTTTGCCGCCGGCTACGACGGCTGGTACGACCAGGTCGCCTTTGGCAACGCCGGCGCCGATACCGCGCGGATGACGGATGCCCAGCGCCCCGAGCGCGACGGCGTTCTGCTGCTGCGCTACAACGATTTCGCCGACGCCGAGCAGCTGTTCCGCGATCACACTGACATCGCCGCGCTGGTGATCGAGCCGGTGCTGGCCAATGCCGGCTGCGTGCAACCGGCGCCTGGCTACCTCAAGCACCTGAGCGACCTGGCCCACCAGCACGGGGCGCTGGTGATTCTCGATGAGGTGCTGATGGGCTTTCGCCTGCATGCCGGCCTCAGCGGCACCCTGCTCGGCGCCGAGCCGGACCTGGCCACGGTCGGCAAGGCCATCGGCAGCGGAGTGCCGGTGGCAGCGCTGGTTGGCAAGGCTCGGTACATGAAGCTGTTCGAGCAAGGCCTGGTGGTGCGCGCGGGCACCTACAGCGGTGCGCCGCCGGCCTGCGCGGCAGTGGTCAGCACCCTTGAACACCTGGCCGGCGCCGACTATGCCGGGCTGCTGGCACGCGGCGAGCAACTGCGTGCGGACATTGTCCGGGTCTTCGCCGATCGCGGCATCAGCGTGCGTACCACCGGTTACGGCAGCGTGTTCACCCTTTGGCCGGGGGCCATGGCGCCAGGCAACTATGCCGAGGCCAGCCAGGTCGCCGACCCGGCCTGGACCCTGCAGCTGCACAAGGCCCTGCGCCAAGAGCAGGTGATGAGCATGCCGTTCGCCTACGGCCGGGTGTACCTGACCTTTGCCCACACCCAGGCGGTGCTGGCCGAGTTGCTAGCGGGCTACCGCCGCGCCGCCGCTCGCCTGGCCAAGGGCTGA
- a CDS encoding TRAP transporter large permease translates to MTVLILFGAFFVLLMAGLPVVWAMAGGSIAALTFGDLHMPLAWLAQQTLRGADSSTLASIPLFLLAGELMNRGGLTHRIMRIAEHCFGRLRGGLGLVNVATAFIYGGLTGSATADTGTVAKVMIPVMEERGYPRAFAAAVTAASGTLGIIVPPSVILIMYGVLTNTSIGGLFMAGVVPGVMLAATFMLTAYLVGLRENFPKVDARFDGRALLKDLWVAAPALAMPIMVLGSIVSGFATATEAASLSVLYALAVGSIVYRQLSWRDLFPAMTEAVTITGSVMIIMAVAMPFGWILTFERVPHTVASWIVDMHAGPIATILLVILVLKVVGFWLDLGPAMIILAPILVPVAKAAGFEPYQIGLIFTMTLGWGLFTPPIGTNIFVVCNVGRVGIGAVSRRLIPFWVATAVAIGLLVALPDLTQWLPRLMGY, encoded by the coding sequence ATGACTGTACTGATCCTGTTCGGCGCCTTCTTCGTGCTGTTGATGGCCGGCTTGCCGGTGGTCTGGGCGATGGCCGGCGGCAGCATCGCCGCACTGACCTTCGGCGACCTGCACATGCCCCTGGCGTGGCTGGCGCAGCAGACCCTGCGCGGCGCCGATTCCTCGACGCTGGCTTCGATCCCCTTGTTCCTGCTGGCCGGCGAACTGATGAACCGCGGCGGCCTGACCCACCGCATCATGCGCATCGCCGAGCACTGCTTCGGTCGCCTGCGTGGAGGCCTGGGCCTGGTCAACGTGGCCACGGCGTTCATCTACGGCGGCCTTACCGGTTCGGCCACCGCCGACACCGGCACCGTAGCCAAGGTGATGATCCCGGTGATGGAGGAACGCGGTTACCCGCGTGCCTTCGCCGCAGCCGTGACGGCGGCCTCCGGCACCCTGGGCATCATCGTGCCGCCCAGCGTGATCCTGATCATGTACGGCGTGCTGACCAACACCTCGATCGGCGGACTGTTCATGGCGGGCGTGGTGCCGGGGGTGATGCTGGCGGCGACCTTCATGCTCACCGCCTACCTGGTTGGCTTGCGCGAGAACTTCCCCAAGGTCGACGCCCGGTTCGACGGCCGCGCCCTGCTCAAGGACCTGTGGGTCGCGGCGCCGGCGCTGGCCATGCCGATCATGGTGCTCGGCTCGATCGTCAGCGGTTTCGCCACCGCCACCGAGGCCGCCTCGCTGTCGGTGCTGTATGCGCTGGCGGTGGGCAGCATCGTCTACCGGCAACTGAGCTGGCGCGACCTGTTTCCGGCGATGACAGAAGCGGTGACCATCACCGGCTCGGTGATGATCATCATGGCCGTGGCCATGCCGTTTGGCTGGATCCTGACGTTCGAGCGGGTGCCGCACACCGTGGCCTCGTGGATCGTCGACATGCACGCCGGCCCCATCGCGACCATCCTGCTGGTGATCCTGGTGCTCAAGGTGGTGGGATTCTGGCTCGACCTCGGCCCGGCGATGATCATCCTCGCGCCGATCCTGGTGCCCGTGGCCAAGGCCGCCGGCTTCGAGCCCTACCAGATCGGCCTGATCTTCACCATGACCCTGGGCTGGGGCCTGTTCACCCCGCCGATCGGCACCAACATTTTTGTCGTCTGCAACGTCGGGCGGGTCGGCATCGGCGCGGTGTCGCGCCGGCTGATTCCATTCTGGGTGGCCACGGCCGTGGCCATCGGCCTGCTGGTGGCACTGCCCGACCTGACGCAGTGGCTGCCACGCCTGATGGGCTACTGA
- a CDS encoding TRAP transporter small permease — MSLTLHTDPAPHAWPERVLAVLGVVMFLITLLSTLAGVFSRYFNLHGFEWSFEVATLSFIWVTFIGTVIAEIKHENVRFQGLVSMLPARMQTALDGVASLALLIISAWLLYSGVAMIGRSGWTPSPVLRWPAGLTIAALISAAAMLAIIALLRLGKLLMHRGAKA; from the coding sequence ATGTCGCTGACGCTGCACACCGACCCCGCGCCGCACGCGTGGCCCGAGCGGGTGCTGGCAGTGCTGGGGGTGGTCATGTTTCTGATCACCCTGCTGTCGACCCTCGCCGGGGTGTTCTCGCGCTACTTCAACCTGCACGGTTTCGAGTGGTCGTTCGAAGTGGCCACCCTGAGCTTCATCTGGGTGACCTTCATCGGCACGGTGATCGCCGAGATCAAGCATGAAAACGTGCGCTTCCAGGGCCTGGTGTCGATGTTGCCGGCGCGCATGCAAACGGCGCTGGACGGCGTCGCCAGCCTGGCCTTGCTGATCATCAGCGCCTGGCTGCTGTACAGCGGCGTGGCGATGATCGGCCGCAGCGGCTGGACCCCCAGCCCGGTGCTGCGCTGGCCGGCCGGCCTGACCATCGCCGCGCTGATCAGCGCGGCGGCCATGTTGGCGATCATTGCCCTGCTGCGATTGGGTAAGTTGTTGATGCACCGTGGAGCGAAAGCATGA
- a CDS encoding TRAP transporter substrate-binding protein — MSLKRKSLLATLIGLALCSSVNLAQAEQTLRLAHASSTDSLINQAMVRFAAQVDTATQGELKVQIYPDGQLGDEAPIVDSVGAGAIDIGLGGSTDAIDPKLNALSLPFLFKDAASVHAFLDSPAGKKFLAMGQDKGFVMLAALDSGFRQFANSKHPITKPADLAGLKIRTPPNPVILATIKQLGALGQSIPFGEVYTSLQSGVVDGVEPELRDFYDQKWYEVAKNVSMSNYVWSANFWFINKDKYEALSDADRTAVDKAVSDTTTWYRSQLDAVYARIQGEMQAKGVKFNAVDTAAFLAMSGPVYEQFGKLWGADFVAQLRHDAQGH; from the coding sequence ATGTCACTCAAGCGCAAGTCTCTGCTGGCCACCCTCATTGGCCTGGCCCTGTGTTCCTCCGTCAACCTGGCCCAGGCCGAGCAGACCCTGCGCCTGGCGCATGCCTCGAGCACCGACAGCCTGATCAACCAGGCGATGGTTCGCTTCGCCGCCCAAGTCGACACGGCCACCCAGGGTGAACTGAAGGTGCAGATCTACCCGGACGGCCAATTGGGTGACGAAGCGCCCATCGTCGACTCGGTTGGCGCCGGCGCCATCGACATCGGCCTGGGCGGTTCCACCGATGCCATCGACCCCAAGCTCAACGCCCTGTCGCTGCCCTTCCTGTTCAAGGACGCCGCCTCGGTGCATGCCTTCCTCGATAGCCCGGCCGGCAAGAAATTCCTCGCCATGGGCCAGGACAAGGGCTTCGTCATGCTCGCCGCGCTGGACTCGGGCTTTCGCCAGTTCGCCAACAGCAAGCACCCGATCACCAAGCCCGCCGACCTCGCCGGCCTGAAGATCCGCACCCCGCCCAACCCGGTGATCCTCGCCACCATCAAGCAGCTGGGCGCGCTAGGGCAGTCGATTCCGTTCGGTGAGGTGTACACCTCGCTGCAGTCGGGGGTGGTCGACGGCGTCGAGCCGGAGCTGCGCGACTTCTACGACCAGAAGTGGTACGAGGTGGCGAAGAACGTGTCGATGTCCAACTACGTCTGGTCGGCCAACTTCTGGTTCATCAACAAGGACAAATACGAGGCCCTCAGCGACGCCGACCGCACTGCGGTGGACAAGGCCGTCAGCGACACCACCACCTGGTACCGTTCGCAGCTGGACGCGGTGTACGCCAGGATCCAGGGCGAGATGCAGGCCAAGGGCGTCAAGTTCAACGCGGTCGACACCGCCGCTTTCCTGGCCATGAGCGGGCCGGTGTACGAGCAGTTCGGCAAGCTCTGGGGCGCCGACTTCGTCGCCCAGCTGCGCCACGACGCACAGGGGCACTAA